Proteins encoded within one genomic window of Candidatus Obscuribacter sp.:
- a CDS encoding universal stress protein, whose amino-acid sequence MYDHGVKVLVCLADLNNCASTIDTIKSMPWAPATQIRLFLVLTIESGLPLGSLLMGPGKQHHGLEISQKERQLRLLAGQLQQALPHCAVDIEVWHGDAKAAIIEAAGEWPANLIVLTKRPRKKLERLIMGDCCKNVATHAHCPVLILKPLEHELPGVESHGFQNILVAVDQSIYSRATLYWLCNMEWSARTRIKLIMAVEDVGELHPDDITPAIHGMSPQMELNVAARLEIEELSKPLIGRFGAHAITTQIADGDAKEIIMDTAVAWGADLVVVGSHGRTSLSKLVLGSVSENIAAQAPCAVAILRELISDEYLEKLKPQVIMSTEEEEPIHFERGGYGDDRPHITPTGM is encoded by the coding sequence ATGTACGATCACGGTGTAAAAGTATTAGTCTGCCTGGCTGACTTAAATAATTGTGCCTCAACAATAGACACAATCAAAAGCATGCCCTGGGCACCTGCCACTCAAATCAGACTCTTTTTGGTATTGACGATTGAGTCGGGTCTGCCGCTGGGCTCTCTGCTTATGGGACCAGGCAAGCAACACCATGGACTTGAGATATCGCAAAAAGAAAGACAATTGCGCCTCCTAGCTGGACAATTGCAACAAGCACTGCCTCATTGTGCAGTCGATATCGAAGTCTGGCATGGAGACGCTAAAGCAGCCATTATCGAAGCAGCTGGTGAATGGCCAGCCAATTTGATAGTACTGACAAAAAGACCACGCAAAAAGCTAGAACGTCTAATCATGGGAGATTGCTGCAAAAACGTAGCGACACATGCCCATTGTCCAGTGCTCATCTTAAAACCACTGGAGCATGAGCTACCTGGTGTAGAGAGCCATGGCTTCCAAAATATACTGGTGGCAGTGGATCAAAGTATCTACAGCCGCGCCACACTCTACTGGCTTTGCAATATGGAATGGAGCGCCAGAACTCGCATAAAACTAATCATGGCAGTTGAAGATGTAGGCGAATTGCATCCCGATGATATTACTCCAGCTATCCACGGCATGAGCCCTCAGATGGAGCTAAACGTGGCAGCCAGACTGGAAATAGAAGAACTATCCAAACCATTAATTGGCCGCTTTGGTGCCCATGCCATAACCACCCAGATAGCCGATGGCGATGCCAAAGAAATAATCATGGACACAGCAGTAGCCTGGGGAGCGGATCTGGTAGTCGTGGGCTCACACGGCCGCACCAGTCTATCAAAACTGGTGCTGGGAAGTGTCTCCGAAAACATCGCGGCGCAAGCACCATGTGCAGTGGCAATATTGCGCGAACTAATCTCAGATGAATATCTGGAAAAACTCAAGCCACAAGTGATTATGAGCACCGAAGAAGAAGAACCAATCCACTTTGAAAGAGGCGGCTATGGCGACGACCGCCCCCACATCACACCCACGGGTATGTAG
- a CDS encoding DEAD/DEAH box helicase, with translation MKPEQLKTESIRQMILRSYAAPVANRGLSYAANNRVINIGYLAAERLIHAKVSGSMLDPYLAEVRLNFQGALEETYCTCPVRHYCKHTAALLWTVVAHFSRGGNLSDLHKFSMLQMPGYLAQAARDVKSPDSDSPQSKSQAAPKPGQKGKDLAPGALSVSTGANFKYLVQLLKSDNTFANEVAPRRRQYVYVFSESYHSKLGVELRAVVVKKDGSFGHDKEAEVWDILDPRPGDGDAVPFDSIDRTIVKLWFLAAGGTQGHGLEELLPDVDLLRDLLAKATSTGRAHWLSVHGPKLSMGPDLPGELNFKKLYNDRYQLTPRPCQERELPYDIDPSRIVTFSGNPSVYLDTANSRIGCLIYDHPITSATAEALIALPTVREHELMAVKVLLDDLKAPVAIVRPIVGREAQIQLIKRIPSLHLERRPISDHLRQLRPDLPIALDIALLSFKQPPGFKEGTFTQTIEDRKNDKIVVQKIDTSGERKALDSLVALGFKQILNPESLGLTGQALYLQAPDPTWAKFAAVDRPALIDQGWQISKDKTFVDDVVDTADNQDWSIHCSERGQYWFDLELGVKIDNQQISLIPIIETALATLPEELSLATVDKLAIEGKFYCRMPDGRTLALPFDRVKSVIVLLLELLHFGLHPSMVPLVHVVKLLSDQFVNKLRLEGAAKLRAIAQELATMDGIAPVSAAPGFKAQLRDYQELGLGWLQFIARFGLGGILADEMGLGKTVQALAHIHLQKHQGHTGPYLVICPTSVMPNWLIEAARFTPELKVLGLRGPNRFALYDQIDKQDIIVTTYPVYLRDFPVFSKIHWQGVILDEAQVIKSAKARIKEAVSLLKAEHRICMTGTPIENNLLELWSQFDFVLPGMLGDKTKFTKYFRQPIEKANSLERKQALASWIKPFILRRTKDTVALELPAKTVVIHSVELEGAQRDLYETVRVTMLDHVRQEIQLKGFERCQIVILDALLKLRQTCCDPRLVKLKSARTVTESAKLDALFDLLTPLVDEGRKIILFSQFTSMMDLIIAEMQERQIDFVQIRGDTTDRATPVKRFQNGEVPVFILSLKAGGTGLNLTAADTVILYDPWWNPAVEDQAMDRAHRIGQINPVFVYKLVTRDTIEERIQDLQKKKRALCRAILDNENDGSASFTQADLELLFKPLETQVLDNNKKKGKKSKDTQAGDREHYR, from the coding sequence CCGCTCTACTCTGGACAGTGGTTGCTCATTTTAGTAGGGGCGGCAACTTAAGTGATTTGCACAAATTTAGTATGCTGCAAATGCCTGGCTATCTAGCCCAGGCTGCCCGTGATGTCAAATCTCCAGACAGTGACTCTCCCCAGTCAAAATCACAAGCTGCCCCTAAGCCCGGTCAAAAAGGCAAAGATCTAGCTCCTGGAGCACTGAGTGTCTCTACTGGCGCCAACTTCAAATATTTAGTCCAACTTCTCAAGAGCGACAATACCTTTGCAAATGAGGTTGCCCCCAGGCGCAGACAATATGTCTATGTTTTTTCGGAGAGCTACCACAGCAAGCTCGGGGTAGAGCTCAGAGCGGTGGTCGTAAAAAAAGACGGCTCATTTGGCCACGACAAAGAAGCAGAAGTCTGGGACATACTCGACCCCCGACCGGGAGACGGCGATGCGGTACCATTTGACAGTATCGACCGTACCATAGTCAAGCTCTGGTTTTTAGCAGCTGGAGGCACTCAGGGACATGGTCTCGAAGAGCTACTGCCTGATGTCGATCTTTTGCGCGACCTGCTTGCTAAAGCCACCAGTACCGGACGCGCTCACTGGCTATCGGTGCATGGTCCCAAACTGTCTATGGGACCTGATTTGCCCGGTGAGCTAAACTTCAAAAAGCTCTACAACGACCGCTATCAGCTCACACCCCGGCCCTGCCAGGAGCGCGAGCTGCCTTACGATATCGATCCCAGCCGTATCGTTACTTTTAGCGGTAATCCTTCTGTTTATCTTGATACAGCCAATAGCCGCATTGGCTGCCTTATCTATGATCATCCCATTACCTCAGCAACTGCCGAGGCACTGATTGCACTACCGACGGTGCGTGAGCATGAGCTTATGGCAGTCAAAGTTTTGCTTGATGATCTCAAAGCACCAGTAGCGATTGTGCGCCCAATAGTTGGTCGAGAGGCACAAATCCAGCTAATCAAGCGCATCCCCTCACTGCACCTGGAGCGCAGACCAATAAGCGATCATTTACGCCAGTTGCGTCCAGACCTGCCTATTGCACTCGATATTGCTTTACTCAGCTTTAAACAACCTCCGGGCTTTAAGGAGGGCACTTTTACCCAAACCATAGAAGACCGCAAAAACGACAAAATAGTCGTGCAAAAGATAGATACATCCGGTGAGCGCAAGGCTCTCGATAGCCTGGTAGCACTGGGCTTTAAGCAGATACTCAATCCTGAATCACTGGGACTAACCGGACAGGCTCTTTATTTACAAGCACCAGATCCCACCTGGGCTAAATTTGCTGCAGTGGACAGACCCGCACTGATAGATCAAGGCTGGCAAATCAGCAAGGACAAGACTTTTGTAGACGATGTCGTCGATACTGCCGACAATCAAGACTGGTCCATCCATTGCAGCGAGCGCGGTCAGTACTGGTTTGACCTGGAGCTGGGAGTCAAAATTGACAATCAGCAAATCTCACTCATCCCCATAATCGAGACCGCACTGGCCACTCTGCCAGAAGAACTCTCTTTAGCCACTGTGGACAAATTAGCCATAGAGGGCAAATTTTATTGCCGCATGCCAGATGGACGCACCCTAGCGCTGCCCTTTGATCGAGTCAAATCAGTCATTGTGCTTTTACTAGAGCTACTGCACTTTGGTCTCCACCCCTCAATGGTGCCCCTGGTACATGTAGTCAAATTATTATCCGATCAATTTGTCAATAAGCTGAGACTGGAGGGCGCTGCCAAACTACGCGCCATCGCTCAGGAGCTTGCCACTATGGACGGTATTGCACCGGTAAGTGCCGCACCGGGGTTTAAGGCGCAACTACGCGATTATCAGGAGCTGGGGCTGGGTTGGTTGCAGTTTATTGCCAGATTTGGCCTGGGTGGTATTCTTGCAGATGAGATGGGTCTGGGCAAAACAGTACAAGCACTAGCTCATATCCATCTGCAAAAACATCAGGGTCATACAGGTCCTTATCTGGTTATATGTCCAACCAGTGTCATGCCCAACTGGCTTATCGAAGCAGCACGTTTTACACCAGAGCTAAAAGTCCTCGGGCTACGCGGTCCCAATCGTTTTGCACTTTATGATCAAATCGACAAGCAAGATATTATCGTCACCACTTATCCAGTCTATCTGCGCGACTTCCCTGTATTTAGCAAAATACACTGGCAGGGTGTAATCCTGGACGAAGCGCAAGTAATCAAGTCGGCCAAAGCTCGCATCAAGGAAGCAGTCTCTTTACTAAAGGCAGAGCACCGCATCTGCATGACCGGTACCCCCATCGAAAACAACCTGCTAGAGCTATGGTCTCAATTCGATTTTGTACTACCAGGCATGCTTGGAGACAAAACCAAATTCACAAAATATTTCCGCCAACCCATCGAAAAAGCAAACAGCCTGGAGCGCAAACAAGCCCTGGCATCCTGGATCAAGCCATTTATTTTGCGCCGCACAAAAGACACAGTAGCGCTAGAATTACCCGCTAAAACAGTGGTAATTCATTCGGTCGAACTAGAAGGCGCCCAAAGAGACTTGTACGAGACAGTGAGAGTGACCATGCTCGATCATGTGCGTCAGGAGATACAACTAAAAGGCTTCGAAAGGTGCCAGATAGTTATCCTAGACGCCCTGCTCAAATTGAGACAGACCTGCTGCGATCCTCGTCTGGTCAAGCTCAAATCAGCTCGCACAGTGACAGAGTCAGCCAAACTCGATGCCCTCTTTGATCTGCTCACACCTCTGGTGGATGAAGGTCGCAAAATTATTTTGTTTTCGCAGTTTACGTCGATGATGGATCTGATTATCGCCGAGATGCAAGAGCGCCAAATTGATTTTGTCCAGATTCGCGGTGATACTACAGATAGAGCCACTCCTGTTAAGCGCTTCCAAAATGGCGAAGTCCCAGTCTTTATACTGAGCCTCAAAGCTGGTGGCACCGGTCTTAATTTAACTGCCGCAGACACAGTGATACTCTACGACCCCTGGTGGAATCCAGCCGTAGAAGATCAAGCTATGGACCGCGCTCATCGCATCGGCCAGATAAACCCTGTCTTTGTTTACAAACTAGTTACCAGAGACACCATCGAAGAACGCATACAGGACCTGCAAAAGAAAAAACGAGCGCTCTGCCGCGCCATACTTGACAATGAAAACGACGGCTCAGCAAGCTTTACGCAGGCAGATCTAGAACTACTCTTTAAACCACTAGAAACACAAGTCCTGGACAATAACAAAAAGAAAGGTAAAAAGAGCAAAGACACTCAAGCCGGCGACAGAGAGCACTACCGCTAG